A window of the Ipomoea triloba cultivar NCNSP0323 chromosome 14, ASM357664v1 genome harbors these coding sequences:
- the LOC116005189 gene encoding adenylate isopentenyltransferase 3, chloroplastic encodes MMMTTRLMQPLMCKQKLPLLHIPSSGGIDLQILQRRPEKGKVVVVLGATGAGKSRLSIDLATRFTAEVVNSDKMQVYQGMDIVTNKITEEERNHVPHHLLGVIEPTKNFTATNFCSMASRTINSISGRGNLPVIAGGSNSFIEALVDDCRFKTMYDVMFLWVDVAMPVLHAFVSERVDRMVEQGMIEEARKMFDPKNADYSRGLRKAIGVGEFHRYFRAEPTANADTRARLLGEAIDAVKINTCQLACRQLEKIQRLRNVKGWKLHRVDATEVFRRRASGVAGDDAEELWENLVAEPSATIVTRFLHDFGPLIYADVTSIRPAVMGRAMVAATH; translated from the coding sequence ATGATGATGACTACGAGATTAATGCAACCTTTAATGTGCAAACAAAAATTGCCTTTGTTGCACATTCCAAGTAGTGGAGGGATTGACCTGCAAATCCTGCAGCGGCGGCCGGAGAAGGGGAAAGTTGTGGTGGTGTTAGGGGCTACCGGCGCCGGAAAATCAAGACTCTCCATCGATCTCGCCACCCGGTTCACGGCGGAGGTGGTGAACTCCGATAAAATGCAAGTTTACCAAGGAATGGACATAGTGACGAACAAAATCACGGAGGAGGAGCGGAATCACGTGCCCCACCACCTCCTCGGAGTGATCGAACCGACAAAGAATTTCACGGCGACGAATTTTTGCAGCATGGCGTCTCGGACGATAAATTCGATTTCGGGTCGGGGCAACCTGCCGGTCATCGCCGGCGGGTCGAATTCGTTCATCGAGGCGCTGGTGGACGATTGCCGGTTTAAAACAATGTACGATGTAATGTTTTTGTGGGTCGACGTGGCGATGCCGGTGTTGCACGCGTTCGTGTCGGAGCGCGTGGATCGGATGGTGGAGCAGGGGATGATCGAGGAGGCGAGGAAAATGTTCGACCCGAAAAATGCGGACTATTCGAGGGGTTTAAGGAAAGCCATCGGTGTCGGAGAATTCCACCGATATTTCCGGGCGGAACCCACCGCGAACGCCGACACACGCGCCAGGCTGCTGGGAGAAGCCATCGACGCCGTTAAAATCAACACGTGCCAGTTGGCCTGTCGCCAGCTGGAGAAGATCCAACGGCTCAGGAACGTGAAAGGGTGGAAGTTGCACCGCGTGGACGCCACGGAAGTTTTCCGGCGGCGGGCCAGCGGCGTCGCCGGCGACGACGCGGAGGAGCTGTGGGAGAATCTGGTGGCGGAGCCCAGCGCCACCATCGTGACAAGATTCCTTCACGACTTTGGGCCACTAATTTATGCCGACGTGACATCCATTAGACCTGCCGTGATGGGCAGGGCCATGGTAGCTGCAACTCACTAG
- the LOC116004325 gene encoding uncharacterized protein LOC116004325 — protein sequence MMEGKNVMLKTGFLLVLLVVCHAAESKWMPVMPVIPNRPLCTSQFTLVNHACAFLPYTPTPHHRSPPSPQSSVYSSDVDDHHRRHHSPPEGGGRHHHDGDRNHQDGGRHHQQDGGGRHHHQDGGGRGRRSGEGQHRRHRRRHHHESDVQQDCCRWLKEVDDECVCDLLVHLPPFLSRPLHRYTVRVDDTCTVTFQCGSRLKLP from the coding sequence ATGATGGAGGGAAAGAATGTAATGTTGAAAACGGGTTTTCTGTTAGTGTTGTTGGTGGTGTGTCACGCGGCGGAGAGCAAGTGGATGCCGGTGATGCCGGTGATACCCAACCGCCCGCTCTGCACGTCGCAGTTCACGCTCGTGAACCACGCGTGCGCGTTCCTGCCCTACACGCCCACGCCGCACCACCGTTCCCCGCCGTCACCGCAGTCTTCGGTTTACTCGAGCGACGTCGACGACCACCACCGCCGCCACCACTCCCCGCCGGAGGGCGGCGGCCGTCATCACCATGACGGCGACCGGAACCACCAGGACGGCGGCCGGCACCACCAGCAGGACGGCGGCGGCCGGCACCACCACCAGGATGGCGGCGGCCGAGGACGGAGGAGCGGGGAGGGGCAGCACCGGAGGCACCGGCGCCGGCACCACCACGAGTCCGATGTGCAGCAGGACTGCTGCCGGTGGCTCAAGGAAGTCGACGACGAGTGCGTGTGCGATTTGCTGGTTCACCTGCCGCCGTTCCTGTCCCGGCCGCTCCACAGGTACACCGTCAGGGTCGACGACACCTGCACCGTCACGTTCCAGTGCGGTTCCAGACTCAAACTGCCATAG